ATCAACGGCCTGACGCTGGGGTGGGACACCTACCTCTCCTACCTGAAATACCGGGTGAGTGCAGTGGGCACCCAGGGGGCTTCTGGTGGGGGGGAGGCACATGTGAGAGCCCCAAATGTCAGTACAGCTACCCTTCAGGGTGAGGGCTGCCTGTGCCGGTGACAGTCTGCCTGCACCCCGTGGTGGGTGGGCAGGTTGCTGATCACCAACGAGGTGAGGACCAAGCCCGCATCTGTCTAGCGAGGAGGGTTCAGTGGGGTGCCTAGGGGGATGAACAGCACATGTAACCAGATTCTCTTGTGCGGTCAGATCCCAGGCCCCCTGACACCCCCaggctgtgtggccctgggcaccATGCAGACTGAGCCCCCAGATGCCAGACAGCAAGGCAAGACTAACTGAGCCTCCGCCAACCAGCCACCTGGGCAGGAAGGGGAACTGACTCCTAGGCCAAGTCCTAGCCACACCCTGACTCCTGGGCATCTGCTTGGGCTGCCCCTGCCAAGCCCACTGCCAGGCCTCAGTTCCTCCCTCTGGAACACAACCATGAAGATGGACAGTTGTACCTCAGCCTTTCTGGGACAGCTTCAATTGACTCATGATGGGCCATCCTCAGCTCTGGGTCTCAGCCAGCCAGCTAGCACCAAGCCCTCAACACTACTGTAGGCTGGGCGCTGGGACCAAGGTGGGGGATATCACCCATCCCTTTGGAGCCGGGCCCCAGAATTCGGAGCCTCCAGTCTCATCCTCTAGTCACGGACTGTGGAAGTACCATTAAATTCTCTTGGTAATTGAAAATATTGTGGATGTACAGAGCCAGCATTATCAGGCTGGCGCTCATAGGGACATTGTGTCATCCATTCACTTTATTGGGTGTGTGTAGTGTTGTCATGACATctcctggggggctggggggcatgTTTGACACTCATGACGTCAGAACAGGTCTGGTGGGGAGTGGTATCCCAGGGTGGTGCATGTCTGCAGCAgcccccccaccctgctcccatAAAAGGTACAACCTTGGGGGCCAAGAGCCAGGTGGGCCATTTCCTGGCTCTGACCCACCCAGTGGTCCACGTTGAGATGCCTGCAGCCGCCTGGACCCACCATGCCACAGCCAGGAGGCTGGCTACCTCCCATCACCTGACCAGCCTGCCCTGGGGTGTCATCTGGCCCCCTCTTCAAAACTGATAACTGTTGATGGGGGTGAATTTATAAAAAGGTGGGGTCTGGAGGGAAGAGTGAGCGGTGAGTTCACGGGGCCACGACACGCCACTGCAGAGCGAGAACAGGGCTGTATGTACAAGGTGTGACGGGGAGGAGGGGGGTGCCCAAGCCCCTGGGGGACatctccaataaataaataaatagctacGATAATAAATAGGGTGATGGGCTAAATCGGGGCAGGGGACTCACGCCCACAGCCAGTAGGGGCCCCCCCGGCTCAGGCCCAGGGggcgggcaggggcggggccaggatggggcggggcagggcagcGCTCAGCAGGCGCAGTCCTGATGCGGAGGCGCCTGCTGATCCGTGAGCTGTGGGCCCTGCTTGGCGCCCGTGACTGCAGGATCGGCCGTGTCCAATGACTCAGACATCTTCTCGCAGATGACATCCACAAGGCGCTCAAAGGTCTGTTTGACATTAATGTTGTCCTTGGCGCTTGCCTCAAAGAACTCGAACCCTGTGGTCGGGGAAGGGAGAGGTGAGGACACTGGACCCCCCACGCCCAGACACACTTTCCTGAGGACAGGTAACACCTGGAGTTTCCCAGTGCCAGATGCATGTTAAAGGCATGGACAAGTCCCATGGCGAAGCAACAGTGGGCTGAGTCAGCCTTTATTTCCTAGACTCCTTTCTTCACCCTAAAACCCTCCTCTTCTCATTGTCCCCAGAGGCCCTGCACGGAACAAGGGGATGCCCAAGCCCCTGGGGGACATCTCCAGTAAATAAATAGCTACGATAATAAATAGGGTGATGGGCTAATTCCCTGCTCCCACCCTCCGGCCCAGCCCTGGTCCTGGCAGCATCTGACACAGATCCAGGCCTTTCCTGCTCACACACACTCCATGGCTTCCTACTGCCCTCTGAAGAGTCTGACACCCCAGTGTGTAGTTCAGGTCCTGCATGACCAACCATATTTCCTCCAAGTGATCCCCATTTTCCAGTCATGTAAAACTGTTTGCCAAAAAGATCTTTCCCACATCTGGTCATGCTGTTTCTTCTGTCTGAAAGATCACCCTTTTTCTTCAAATACCAGTTCCAATGCCCCACTTTCAGGAAGCCTTACCTATTCCAGGCAGAGCCTGGCTCCTTGCTTGTTCCGCCAGCCCAGATCCCTCCCTCTCTCACAAATCTGGAGGCCTCTCAGGGGCCCAGCAACACCCAGCACTAGTCTGCACAGTGACAGTGTCAGAATGAATCATTAACTTCTTGCAGAGTGAACTCCTAAACATCCCTCAAGACCCACCTGAAATGGCCCCTGGATCAAAGGCCAGCTCGCACAGAGTATGAATTATCGGGATTCAAGTCCAGGTCGCATTGTGGCTTAGCTGTGAGACCTTGGGTGTGTGTCTTCCCCTTTCAGGGCCTCATTGTCCCTTTCCTGGCCTGTGATGTCCAGCGTCACTGGGTACTCACCCAGATGGTCTGCCAGTTGTCGACCACGTTCCGACGACACGACCCGCTCGTCCTCCATGTCACACTTGTTCCCTACCAGCAGCACCTGGGCATTGTCCCATGAGTAGGTCTTGATCTGGGTTGACCTGGaggaggtggtgacagaggaaggttagggcttggagaatttgagcaccaccaccctcccccatctccttgTCACTCATCCTActcaagccccccacccccattaatTCTCTactcttaatatttatttcttcggCTGTGAtaggtcttagctgcggcacccaggatctttgatcttccttgcgggatgtgggatctagttccctgaccagggatggaacctgggccccctgccctgggagtgcaaagtcttagccactggaaaatgaaagtgttagtcgcttagtcatgtctgactcttagtgaccccatggactgcagcctaccaggctactctgtccatggaattctccaggcaaaaatactggagtaggtagccattcccttctccaggggatcttcccaacccagggatggaacctgggtctcctgcattgcaggcagattctttatcgtctgaaccaccagggaagcccactgaaccaccagggatttCCTGTCCCATTAATTCTTGAGGAAGGCAGGCTCagtctctcctcctgcctttgtcCTACCAGAAACACTTCTCTCTGCAGGGGCCTGCTCCCACAGTTCATGAACTTGAGAGTCCCTCTTTCAAGAAGTCTTGAAAGATCCCCCGACCCCCAGAGGAGAATTCTCCCTCTTGAACAAATTCAAACAGTTTCTCAAAAGTTATCATTACTCTCAGcagaaaatgtaaatgtttatacCTTCAAAACTTGCAAGctatctttatattttctgtccctcccagacttttttttttttccttttatgtttataGTTTCATTTTCCTACCTAAAATCTTTCTTTCACATTATTTTGAGCTGATGCCACATTGTTTTAATGATTATAGATTGATAGCATAGCTGGGACCCCAATATTGTTATTTACATTTCTGCCAAGGGGCTGGGACTCTCCCATCTCAGCCTGTACCCCAGGCTTTGCACGAAGCCTGGCTCAGAAGAGGGCGGGTGGGGGCACACGTACCAGTCCTGCACCGCATTGAAGGACTCCTCATTGGTGATGTCGTACATGAGGATGAAGCCCATGGCGCCCCGGTAGTAGGCTGTCGTGATGGTCCGGTACCGCTCTTGCCCTGCTGTGTCCTGGGAAGAAGAGGTGGGGTGTCAGAGAGGAGATACATGTAAGTTCCTCAGCATGGGAATGAACTCTGAGATGGTGGAGTCCAGCCCCCTTGAGGCTCAGAGGAGCAGGGGCTTGCCCAGAGGCACAGTGGGTCAGGAAGGGTGATTCAGCTGCCTGTCCCAGGGAATGCAGTATCAGTGATCCCAAGGTACCTACAGCATCATTCCTTCATCCATTTGACACACATGGACCTGTGCATGCTGGGCACTGAGGACACACAAAATGGGCCAAAATCACTGCCCTTTTGAAACTGACAGCTCTGTGCAGGAAACAGAGAATCAACCCAtgacaagaaagaaaatgtatccTCAGATCACGGAAATGTATTGTCAGAAAGTAATGAGacaggagaagggaaaaaaaccagGCAAGGATGGGCAGTGTGGGTTGGGGGACAATTTAAAAACTTGAAGGATGAGGGAGGGAGTCATATGAGGGTCAGGGGAAGGAAAGTCTAGGCAAATGCCCTGAAGTGGGACTGGGTCTGGCACATCTGAGGAACAACGAAGAGGCTGAGGAGGGAGACAGATGAGATGAGCTATCAACAGGGGCTGACCAGGTGGCAGGGTCTCCTCAGCCAGGGGAAGGTTGCAGGCGTTACCAAGAGGGAGCCATGGAAGGACTGTGGGCAGGGAACAACCAGCTCTGGCTTGGGATTTATCAGACTCCTTTAGGACTCAGAGGTGCTGAGGGAGGTGGCCAGAAGACCCTGGTGGAGGAGCCTGCTCTTGGCCCAGGGAATGAGGTTGGACCTCTGAAACCTCATCCAGACACTCGTGGAGGAACTTGaatatggggaaactgaggcactcaGCAGGTGATGCATCTGATGATGTCAGGGGTAGGACAGGACCCAGCGTttaccccttccccacccctggaGAGCACtggtgggagaagggaaaggggacaCTCTCTTCTGTGCCTCTAGCCCTTGGTACACAGTAAGTGCCTCATAAATGCCCAGTGTGTAATGAGTGAATCTAGACAGGAAAGAAATAGGCAGAACTGGGGCTGCTGTCCCCGGGAGGGAGAATGATGGAGCCAGAAGGCCCCCCAGCTGGACCCACCCAGATCTGCAGCTTGATCCTCTTATCGTTTCGGTAGATGGTCTTGACCTTGAAGTCGATGCCTACAGTGCTGACAAAGGCAGGCGTGAAGGAGTCGTCTGCGTAGCGGAAGAGGAAAGATGTCTTGCCCACGCTGCTGTTTCCGATGATGAGGATTTTGAACATGTAGTCGAAGTTCTGGTCCGAAGATTCCTTCTGCCCATAGCGAGCGTCTGTGGCGGATGCCATCTGGGGGTGCGGGGCGTAGGCGAAGGTGAGGGATCCCCCTCTGTCCCCAAACGCCCAGGCTCAGGCTAGAGAGCTTCCAGCGAGAGACGGAGATTACTCTTATCCCATCAGGAGCCCCAGTACTAACGGTGCGCCCCACCGCAGAGGGCGGGCCGTGACCTTGAAAGGCCCGAGGTTCCGGGGAAGGAGCTCAGCGCGAAGGGGATGGAGACACCTTGCAGCCCCCTCCAGCAGGCCTGCGCCCCCGGGCCCGGTTGTAACCTAAGCCCTACAGCAGCGCCAGGAGAGGTGACTAACTgcggccggccccgccccccaTCAATCATTCATGTTCCTCAGAACTGAGCGGGCGCACGTGCACACGCGTGTACGGTACCGCGGGGACGCGTCTCTGCCGTTCTTTTGCCAGACTCCCAGGCTAGGAGAGCTCGAGCTGTGACAGCTATATCACGTGATAGGTACGGGGCGTGCACACGCTCACGTGCACCCAGCAGGGCACACACTGGGACACGCTCGGTGCAAGGGAAAGAGCCAGACACCTATCTGCACGCCAACATGTATATACAAATGTGCAAACCCACCCGTGCGCAATGCGTCCTCCACCCATGCAGCCCAGTACACGTCACCCACACGGGCACACATCTCTGTGCACATAGGCACACTGTTGTGCACGCACACGCGCAGTCCACGCGTCTGCCTCCACATGCCTGTAACACTCACAATCTTGGGTCGGGATCCCCAAGGTATGTACGAGCAAGGGTACACACAGACCCTCTAGGACAGGCGGGCGCGCACACGCGTGTGCACTCCACGCGCACGCGCACGCACTGAGCCTCCCGCGCGCACAGCTTCCCGCAAAGCACTCGCCTCATCTCCCATCCCCCTCCACCGCAGAGccgggggaggagggatgggggttgggggtgaggaCAGGGCAGGTAGAGGGAGCCgaggccctccccctccccaggcttgCGACCGCCTCATCCTTCTGTCTCATTTAAGGCCGGCCAACTTCGTCCCCTATCCCAACCAGACCATCAGTCAAATGAAGGTTATGTAGGTGCTCGGCGCGGAAGCTCACCTGGAGGCCTGGGAGCTCACCTTGTTCTGCACTGATGCTGTGGCGACCCTAGCGGCGGCGACTTTCTTGGCAGTGGCGGTGACGGGGCCCACGGTGTGCTGATGTGGGGCTGCGCTGCAGCGGAGGCGGCGGCAGCGGCTGAGGCCCCTGCAGTCCTCGGTGACGTCCTGCaaagggcggggcggggcctcacATGCAGATACGGCCGTGATGCCATTCTAGGGCGGAGCCAGGGGTGGAGATATGGTCTACTGTCGCAGGCAGAgccg
This genomic window from Cervus canadensis isolate Bull #8, Minnesota chromosome 4, ASM1932006v1, whole genome shotgun sequence contains:
- the RAB3A gene encoding ras-related protein Rab-3A, whose amino-acid sequence is MASATDARYGQKESSDQNFDYMFKILIIGNSSVGKTSFLFRYADDSFTPAFVSTVGIDFKVKTIYRNDKRIKLQIWDTAGQERYRTITTAYYRGAMGFILMYDITNEESFNAVQDWSTQIKTYSWDNAQVLLVGNKCDMEDERVVSSERGRQLADHLGFEFFEASAKDNINVKQTFERLVDVICEKMSESLDTADPAVTGAKQGPQLTDQQAPPHQDCAC